CAAGGATGACGGCGAGACGGCGGCCGGCGGCAGCAGCGCGAGATCTGCGTTCGGCGATGGGAACGGGGTCGGATCCGATGATGTCGAGGGCTCATCCTATAGGTTTGTGCTTATTCGCGTCATTTAGATCTCACTCCATGTACTGGATCACTGTGGCTTGGTTAGGTTTGTGGCATGACAGGATCGCGTCGCCTTCTCCACGCTCTCCCTCGCCGTCGCGGGCGCGGTCTACCTCACCACCGACAACCTCGAGGAGACGCTGCAGCGGTCTAGGGACTCCGCGGGCCGCGTCGTGGAGCAGCTGCAGCACACGTGGATGGCCGCGCAGGTGCTCTGGAAGTCGCTCCTATCCGTGCTCTCGTCTGCCAACCATGAGGTGCGGTCCGGGTTCGAGCTGCGGGTCGCCGCGCTGCTCGCCGACATCGCGGCCGCCAGCGCCGCGCGCCGCGCGGCCATCGTCTCTGCGGGCGGCGGCGCCGTCCTTGACTGGCTGCTCGAAAGCGTCGTGCGGGGGGCCACGCAGGCCGAGGGTGCCAGGGCGCTCGCACACCTGGTGGCGGACCCCTGGGTCACGCCCGCCGCTCTCGGCCGCCCATACGGCGTGCCATGCCTTCTCCAGTTCATCTTCTCGTACCAGCCCATGCGCGGCAAGAAGGTAATGGTTGATCTTACTTTTGGAGTTCTATTTTCTGATTACTTTGCTTTGTCTGATTGACATAATGTAGGTTGGTCATAGAAGCTCGGAATAGGTGATTATGTGCTGTAGTTGTATCCAATTTGTGATTGTTGCTGTAACCATTCCATGAAATCGATATGTTAAGCTGCAATACTTCTTCATACTTTTTATATACCCCGTAGCGCATCAAGTGGTGTTTATGTTTTCTAGCCAGGCA
Above is a genomic segment from Miscanthus floridulus cultivar M001 chromosome 3, ASM1932011v1, whole genome shotgun sequence containing:
- the LOC136541828 gene encoding uncharacterized protein, giving the protein MAAQVLWKSLLSVLSSANHEVRSGFELRVAALLADIAAASAARRAAIVSAGGGAVLDWLLESVVRGATQAEGARALAHLVADPWVTPAALGRPYGVPCLLQFIFSYQPMRGKKLFHFHGQRGTVSVKLCLPALVYSFQCLNLNFQFLQLFVTTELATDIVFTIGDVKFYLHKC